The segment tgttttcctaaattaaatttgaattaaacaCATTTCACTAACTTTCCCATTAAATCAGtgtcaaaattatttattttttatcagcttcaaaaaatatatttttattgaataaaCAATTCacgaaaattataatatcaactcttcagtaaacaaatctgaacgagaaagtattaccaaatttgaaccgaaactagataaatATCCAACGGATTTActattttggtatctagagaaccataaccaaacctgatctgaacgaaatatttcgggtattcgaatgtatttgaatcatatttatatacttgaatatgtTAGCTAGTtttagagttaatatccaagatataattttaaagttgtctcaaatatggattatttattttggagaattGATCCAAAAGTGGAGAGTTATCAATTTGTTTGGATTCTATGGTACATTTTGAAAGGAAGGAACCTAAAGGTTTTTAGTAACTTTGATGTTGACCCGAGAGATACATTAAAATTGTCAGAGACGGAAGCTGCTTTATGGATGGACGCACAGAATACTAATTCTCATATTCAAGTGCGACAGATTGCGGGAATTACCCCTGCATCAAGACCAGGGAGATGGTGTTTTACTGATGGTTCATGGAAAGATAAAGACAAGGCCTCGGGACAAGGTTGGTATAGCACTTTAGAAGGTTTTGATAGTTTAATGGGAGCAAGGAATGTTAGAGCGTGTCTATCTCCCCTTCATGCTGAAGTCGAGGCGCTgatatgggcaatggaatgcatgAGAAATTTACGTCAGTTTagggttacgtttgcaacggattgttcccAATTGGTGAAGATagtttcggaaccagaggaatgaccagcttttgcaagttatttggaagacatAAAGACCCTTAAAGACGTCCTCATCAACTCAGAGATAGTTCATGTACCATGAACGCATAATATGCAGGCGGACAAACTAGCACGAAGTGTCAGGATTCAACAgtcttttgttgttcacatggatgcagagttaccGGCTTGGTTTTCCGAGTCTAGATGAGAGGTTTTTGTTTacgctgatgacaaaaaaaaaagttgtctcaaatatttgaaatattaaaaaaatcaaaagtaaatatcaaaagtagataaacaataatcaaaacaccaaaaatacttaaaatatatattttctccatccaaatattcaagttaaacctattttaatttttaatttatgtattttggcttacattactcaaatttacatgttatattatttttatctttagatttagggaaatttaaagtatatataaattttaaaattttgaaaatagtttAGACGGGTTATTCGAACCcacaaagatctgaatcaaatcagaaccaaaatttataaatactcgAATATAGATAGAATCTTTAAAATCGAAAAtttcaaacccgaatagattttaaccgaattcgaatGGATACCCAAATATACACTCCTAACTTAGTCAAcgtaaaacaatcaaatattacaaatacattatttagtataaataaataaaaactaaaatcaaaaattaatatacgTGCGGCTGCACGGATtaaaatctagtcaatactattaaaattgaagtatgACCAACTGATATTAGTTGggtctaatttttaaaaatatcattctaTATATAACTGTCAATATtatcttaataaataatttgatcaacatattttataacttcTACGTTGGCTAGATCCAAAATTCACGGaacccacttcttcttctttttgaaaaagttGCTCTTTCCTTATTCAATCCATCTGTGAATtatagttttactttttttttttctggtcgaGTACTAACTCTTTGCTATCTTGACTCAAATACTACAATGCTCTGAttttcttcagtttttttttaccaatCAAAATCAGAAAAGTTTGGTTCCTTCTCCTAGACTTTTGATATAAGATTATCGGACTTGGAGCATGTACAGGAGATTCATTTGGATTTGATTGACAAGAAGTAGATTAGTTTGGGATGGAGATGATGCTGAAGAAAGAGTTAAAGTATAATCTTAACAGAGAAAAGCTAAAGCTTTGTGAAGGTGAGGTGATTGAAAGTTAAAATTGGAAGTTGTCGTCAGAACCAAAATGGTGACAGCAGAGAAAACGACGAGCATTTAATCCCCGTGACCGGTGCCCTTATCTATTCTTactcatttttaaaaacaaattaaaattaagataataaataattaaataaaataattataatgtaaaaccaaaaaaatatattaatcttatatataaaaattaatgaaattattaataatgattaagtccaatttaaaaatatatggaacctataaatataactaaaaaacctatatataattgtttatatactaagatataactgcaacaacaacaaagaagttCTATAGGgataaatttctattttttaggAATATCATATTTTCTGTATATCGAAATCTATATCATGGaacttctttgttgttgtttatctAAATCAAACTCCTTAGGGCATGTTTATTACGGGTTTTAGGGTAGAGTTCTTGGCGTAATATAAGAACTGTTCTTAACTTTGAGTAAGGAAAACCAAGAACCGTCTCTTAATAACTTATTTAAGAGACGGTTTTTAGTTTttcctaattaaaattaatagacAGTTTTTATATTACGATAAGAACATCACCTTAAGAATCCTACAATAAACATGGTCTTATTATACTAATCTCAATTTCGAATTGTGTCTATTTTTTGCagctatatttataggttcagagatgtgagagaaaaattaaatattaagagATAGAATTGGTTACAGCCtcgattttataaaaaatatatttttaaaaaattataaaacaaaaaatatatctgtaCTTTAAAAGAcggatcataaatttggttcaactatttgaaaaaatcgatttgcagatgcgggttatgagtattttatttggGGTGGGTGCGGATTagtagattttggattgcgggTATCCGCCGACccgaattttttattttttaaagtaaacatttttaaaaatagggtaattaaaaacaattctgaaattttataattttttattataaatatattttataataattaaattaaataattatttttaaaaaagttaatctattctattaaaaataagtGTGACCAGTTGATATATGTTGTatccaatatattttataactgtcAATTATCTTAATAAATAGTTTgatcaacatattttataacctATACGCTGACTTGACCCAAAATTATAACTCctgataaccgcaaaattaaatgagATGGGTGCCggtataaattatttgtttgcgggttgtgcgaGTCATATTTTTTGAgtaaaacaaaactgaaatctgcgggttggcgggttcgaccAGCAATCCAGCCCTAACCGAGCGTATACTAgaccaatttttaaattactattatttaataaaatatattttgactaaaatttgtacacaaatatgattaaaaaaataaaacaaaaaatttacccGCTTTTTaaaaggcgggtcaaaatctagtttattcattaaaaaggaaacataacAAACATACAGAAAAAGAAAGCATAAAGCAAATGAAGGATCGTACATATCACGACCTTCCCTTACTGATCGCACACAACGCAAACATACATAAAAAGACACAAAACGAAAACGGAAAGCTGATGAAATATCATATGGTATCATGACCCTCCCTTATTCGAACTCGTAAAAGAAGAGATCATCAAAACGGTCATTGGTCTGAGCTTTGCCACCATGCATCATGAGCCCTTTCTTACCATTAATTGTCGCACTCGTGGAAGCTGTCCATCCCCTGATCTCCGGAGTCTCctgcttcttctcttcttcctttttcttcttgtgGCCTCCAAAAGGGTTTCCGATCGAAACATCTACATCTAATAGGTTTGGGATCCCAAGATGTATTGATAGTCTTGATGACCCACTCGTTGTCCCCTCCACCTCTTTTTCTTCACCTAGTTTATCCAACCTCTCCCACTTCAACGTCTCTGTATCTAACGCAAAAGTCCCATCAATCAATTGTCCCGGACCGACGTGAGCTTGTGGGTCCATCTCTATCTCACCTCCAAACATCACAATGTATTTCCCAACAACTGCACTAGCGAAAACACTCCTTCCAGAAGGCTGCTCACCGAATGGTTCCACTTGTGTCCACTTGTCCTGAACAGGATCGTAGCAATATATATCATCAATTTCATAGTTGTTGAATCCATAAACCACCCAAACCTTCCCATTCACCACTTCGAGTCCGGATCCTCCTCTTATACTAAAAGCTTCTCCTGGGGTCGCACACTGCTTCCACTTCTTATCAGCGATGTTGTAAACGTCCAGGGTCTTGACCCGCACCGTAGAACTCACTCCACCGAAAACATAAACGTTTTTATCATCGGCTGCCATAGAGTGGAAGCTACGAGGAGTGGGCCCTTCTTCGACCGGAGTTAGTAGTTTCCACACGTTTTTTGTTGTGTCATAAGAGTAGAAACCGTTGTATTTGCGGGAAGCGTCTCGGCCCCCAAAGACATAGAGGGTCGTTCCAACTGACACCATTCGGACGCCTAAGCAGGAGAGGTGTGGAATGTCTCCTGTGGCTGGAGCAATGGACCATTTCCCGGTCTTGAGGTCAAAGACGTAAAGATCTTTGTCGATAGGCACATTTGGTGTGAATTCGCCACCAAAGGAGTAAATCTTGTTTCCTACTTGTGCTATGGCATGTGAGCATCTTAGCCCTGGGGCCTTTCCTTCTTGCTCCACCTTAAAAATTACTAACATTTGTTAACaaacttttaatagttttacaatCTGATTAATGATATCAAGGTTTACGCattcttttaattatttcaaGTTTACTACAGTTATATAATATAAGCACTGTTACGTTGATTTTCAAATTTAGTCAAGCTTCTTGTAACTTAGTCCACTATATATATGATGTatctatgttaaaaaaaaaaattaatgtcgATCTAAGAGATTTCTACCTTTGTCCACTTTCCATGCAATTGAAAAGTGGATAATGGGTCAGAAACATAGGCTCCAAAGGCGTGAAGAACATTGGTCGAACGGCCGTGAAACCCAACGATTTTGCCACCTTGGAGAACAAACTTTACCCCCGGACCCATCATCTTGAACTGTCTATTGGTTTTGCCTTTGCTAGTCTCGAACTTAAGATCCACAATGGTTTCTTGAGTTACTGTCTCACGGAAAGCTTCTACGTAAACGATGTAATCATCTACATCAACCACAAACtacatataaaaagaaatacaacTCTCAGTATGAAACCAATATTGAAGATCATATAGATATTTCAACCTATagttatatagtatatataattagtACCTCCTCAACTTCTTGTGTTTGTTCTCCATGTTGATCTCCAATTACCACTTCAGAGTCATCAACATACTCAAACTTGACAAAGGATATACAATCCTGGCCTTTCCCTAAATATACTTTTCTAACATTTTCGTGAACCCCATCATCCCATACATTTCCTTTCTTACCACCCTTTGCGTCCAGCTTTTGGGCCATCTCTTTTGCTTGCGCTTGATCGATCTTACGAATATTACAAACCTGTAGTCACTATATACAAATATAGCTAAGTCATATACAAAAACAATCATATATATGGGGATAGAGGGAGAGAGATGTTGAGAGAACTGACctgtttataaattaatgattGGTGCAGTGATTAATATTTGGGAAATCGCATGGGTATTTATAGAACCATGGGAAGTTCATCGACGAATTTCTTCATATATTTTATGTCTCGCCATACATGACACTGAGTAATGAATACCTCTGACCAGCCGTTGACGTATCCGCATATAGTTGATCGGAATATATATTTCGTACACCTAGACCTAGTACACATGTCTAATGAAACTAAAAGAGAAGCCGACGCAtatgacttcttcttcttttctgaaTGGTTGATCGGAACCTGTATGTTTCGTACACCTAGTACACATGTTTAATGAAACTAAAAGAGAAGCCGACGCAtatgacttcttttttttttctgcataGCTGATGGGAATGTATATTTCGTACACCTATGTTTAATGAAACTAAAAGCGAAGCCGACGCACatgacttctcttttttttttctggaaaaaGGTCAAATatcgtaaaaataaaaaagaatgaaTACATGTGACTAGATTTAGCCGTCGGAGGGAGATAGAAGGCTGTCACGAATTCGAACAGTCGGTTTCGGTGGGCTGGTTTGCTCATCTATGGGtgataaatatatcatttttttgtatCTGTAGTTGAATATTAAATGagattaaaagaaaatgatgaaaccaaaatctttgtattcatgttATTGCTGAATGAAAAGTTTGAcgttgagaaaaaaatattaatataatttcggGAACCAGTCGACGAAAAAAGTATTGGTTCGATTTGGTAGCAGCCCTGTAACTATCACAAGTGGAGGAGCGAGAGTATCCCGTATTTCTCACGACAAAATCGCGATACGAGATGAACGGTAATACCCAATACCACGTCATTCCCCCTGACAAGGTAACATGTGGCGGACGCCAGTGAACTCTGCTCAATCCAGTTCAGTTCCATTTCTCGAATCCGCGTCCAGTTAACGAGTAGTCATCCTCTACTTTGCATCCCacctttttcatttaaaaatatccgCAACGCAACCCGCCACGTGTTATGAGCGAGTTCTTGGATCCACACTTCTCATTTTTTCTCGTGGGTGTAAGCGCATCGGATAAAAAATCGAAGCAAAAGGATCAGACCAAACAGCGCAGATCAACGAGGTTATCAGCTTATACAATAGCAAGAGCCGTTATCACTGATAAGCAAGGTAATCACTGATAAGCAACGTAACTTATCAACCTTCTATCTCTGTCTCTATGGGGTCAGCCTTTATCGATTGGTAGAtgggagagaagagaacaagaaaaCCCTAGAAAACCATTTTTTGCAAACGACGACTTAAATCGAATTGAGTCACACCAGATCCAAAGCTCTGAGAGGTGAATGAAATGTCGTCTCTGAGCAGAGAGTTAGTTTTCTTAATCCTTCAGTTCTTAGATGAAGAGAAGTTCAAGGAATCTGTTCACAAgtaggtttattttttttgtgttcttttttttttgtctctgttAGATGAGTTTTGTAATAATTTGGGTTTGATGTTTATGTGTTTTAAAGGCTAGAGCAGGAATCAGGGTTCTACTTTAATATAAAGTACTTTGAAGAGAAAGCTCTTGCTGGTGAGTGGGATGAAGTGGAGAAGTATCTCTCAGGTTTCACTAAGGTTGATGATAATCGTTACTCTATGAAGATTTTCTTTGAGATCAGGAAGCAAAAGTATCTCGAAGCTCTAGATCGGTAATGCTTTATTCTTTGCTTGAACATTAAGACTTTGTATGTTCTtgaattgatgatgatgatgataccaagtgtgtgtgtgtgtgtgtgtgttgatTTCAGAAATGACAGAGCAAAAGCTGTTGAAATATTAGCCAAAGACTTGAAAGTTTTTGCGACGTTTAACGAGGAGCTTTAC is part of the Raphanus sativus cultivar WK10039 chromosome 5, ASM80110v3, whole genome shotgun sequence genome and harbors:
- the LOC108861513 gene encoding nitrile-specifier protein 1-like, which translates into the protein MAQKLDAKGGKKGNVWDDGVHENVRKVYLGKGQDCISFVKFEYVDDSEVVIGDQHGEQTQEVEEFVVDVDDYIVYVEAFRETVTQETIVDLKFETSKGKTNRQFKMMGPGVKFVLQGGKIVGFHGRSTNVLHAFGAYVSDPLSTFQLHGKWTKVEQEGKAPGLRCSHAIAQVGNKIYSFGGEFTPNVPIDKDLYVFDLKTGKWSIAPATGDIPHLSCLGVRMVSVGTTLYVFGGRDASRKYNGFYSYDTTKNVWKLLTPVEEGPTPRSFHSMAADDKNVYVFGGVSSTVRVKTLDVYNIADKKWKQCATPGEAFSIRGGSGLEVVNGKVWVVYGFNNYEIDDIYCYDPVQDKWTQVEPFGEQPSGRSVFASAVVGKYIVMFGGEIEMDPQAHVGPGQLIDGTFALDTETLKWERLDKLGEEKEVEGTTSGSSRLSIHLGIPNLLDVDVSIGNPFGGHKKKKEEEKKQETPEIRGWTASTSATINGKKGLMMHGGKAQTNDRFDDLFFYEFE